GGCATTGGATTTGTAAGGAATATCGAGGATTTTGTGAAGGCCTTGGAGATGAGAACATGATGTATACTCTTTATTTAGAACGAGACTCATTCCTCCATAGTATGGATCCTAGAGTTAAAATAATTGGATCGTTTCTTGGCGTAGTGGCCCTTATATTATTCAACTCTCCATACCTCCTTCTGGCAATATTTCTAGGGCTCATTTTAATTCTCAATTTCTTAGGTAAGATACAGTACAGGGAGATCTTTAAAGCATTGAAACCTCTTATACCCATAGTATTAATTGCCATGGTGATATGGCCATTTATTCTAAAGCCCTGGTATTTTGGTCTTTTAATAGGGGTGGGCTATGGAATTAGATTGCTCTCAGTGGCCCTCCTTACTTTGGGCCTCATAATGACAACTTCGCAGAAGGACCTTGTACTTGGGTTTATCAAGATGGGAAT
The sequence above is drawn from the Thermococcus sp. EP1 genome and encodes:
- a CDS encoding energy-coupling factor transporter transmembrane protein EcfT; the protein is MMYTLYLERDSFLHSMDPRVKIIGSFLGVVALILFNSPYLLLAIFLGLILILNFLGKIQYREIFKALKPLIPIVLIAMVIWPFILKPWYFGLLIGVGYGIRLLSVALLTLGLIMTTSQKDLVLGFIKMGMPYEIGLTLTIALRYIPTLYMLTQTIMDAQKSRALELEKGNFLQRAKNTVPVLIPLIVASIKTAHELSIALESRAFGASKRRTFLHSIKMETKDYISLGVLISLFFVAIYARYYLRVGYIKLF